A stretch of DNA from Granulicella pectinivorans:
GCAGATGTTGAGGCGGCGCAGAGCCATTGGCGTCTCTCCAAGCGGGATGAGAGGAGAGACTCAGCGATGAAAACGGGCCCACGTCCTTTCAGCGATTCCCTTCGAGACGATATGCGAGCGAGTTCGGAGTTTCGCAGGGGGATTCCTGCGGAAGCCTTCGCCGAGATGGCATCCGGAGCATTCGGAAGTGGCAAGATCATGCTTCGCGAGTGTATTCACGGCACGATCGGTTTCACGGCTCCTGGTGCGGCGCTTGAGCGTTCTCCAAAGAGCCTGATGAGGATGCTTGGTCCGCAGAGAAATCCCCAGACGCGTGATCTTTTCCAGATCTTTGCTTACCTGCAAAAGATGGAAGGAATCGTTCTTGAGGTGCGATTCTCGTCCGGTGAAGCTCGCGCAGCAGCGTAAGCAAGGCTCTTGCGTCATGCGTTCAGGGAGAGAATGGGGAATGATGTCCTCGATCCTGATGAGTGTTGCGCACCGGCCTTATCCTCTGCCCTCGGGGCAGTGGCGTTTGACGCAGCGTTGGAACGATCTTTTGTTTGCGCATTGGCCGGTGGCGGTGGAGGAGATGGCGCGGCTGCTGCCGGAGGGATTGGAGGTCGACACTTTCGATGGATGGGCGTGGGTGGGGGTGGTGCCTTTCTGGATGGATAGGGTGAAGACGCGGACGGTGGGGGAGGTGGCGCTGGGGACGCCGGGGGCGAGTTCGTTTCCGGAACTGAATGTGCGGACCTATGTGCGGTCGAAGGCTACAGGGCTGGTGGGGGTGTTCTTCTTTTCGCTGGATGCGGCGAGCCTGCTGGCCGTGGTGGGGGCTCGGACGCTGTTTTCGCTGCCGTATTACTGGGCGGAGATGTCTCGGGTGACCACGGAGGAGGGGGTGGAGTATGCGAGCCGCCGGCTTTTCACGCGGACATCGGCACGGTTCGAGGCGAGCTATCGGGGGGATGGGCCGGTGATGGCGGCGAGTCTCCCGGGGTCGATCGAACACTTTCTGACGGAGCGGTATGCGCTGTTTACGCTACGCGGAGGACGCTTTGCGGTGGGGCACATTCAACACCTGCCGTGGCCGTTGCAGCCGGCCGTGGCGGAGATTCGTTTCAATGACGTCGCCGCGGCGCATGGCATTGCTCTGCCGCTTTGCGCGCCTATCCTGCACTATGCCGGCTCGATCGAGGTGATCCTGTGGGGCCTGCGACCGGATCGCGATGACTGGCTCGTAAGGGTTTGAGTCGGTGGTGGGCGCGTTGTCGCGGGCGAAGGCTACGGCTGCGGGGGCGATGGCGGTACGGGCGGCGAGGGTCTCCTGCGGGAGATAGCTGCCGGCGAGGATGCGAATGGACTCGGGGATATGCTTGCCAGCGCGTTCGCGGTGCAGGATGAAGGTGGCGAGGGCGGACTTGGCGATGGCAAAGAGGCCGCGGGGGCGGTCGATGAAGAGAGACCGGTAGAACTGCGGGATGCAGAAGCGTCCGAAGCTGAGGGAGGTTCCTCCCATGAACTGGAGTGAGGTGTGTCCGCTGCCGATGAGGTGCTCGACCGTGTAGCCGCGGAGAACGAGTGAGAGCGAGAGGTGCTCGTAGCTGGCGTCGTTAAGCTGGGTGAGGACGTGGAAGCGGTTGCCCTGGGTGAAGCCGCTGAGGATGGCGATGAAGGTGCCGTCGGCGGTGCGGAGACCGAAGCGCTGGCATCCGTCGTGGAGCTGCATGAGGCGCGCGTCGCGGGTGAGCCGGAGGGGTTCGGCGGGGAAGTCGGTGGCGGCGTTGAGGCGGACGACGGCGTCGTCGAACTGCTGCTGGGTGAGGCAGGAGACGAACTCAATGCCTTCGGCCTGGGCCTTGCGGGAGTAGTAACGGACGTTCCGGCGGGTGTGTTTGCCGAGGGTGGCGAGGAAGGCGTCGAAGGTGGGGGGAAGGAGCATGCGGTCGCCCGGGGTGAGGGCTTCCATGCATTCGATTTTGAGCTGAGGAATGCGGACCTGGCGCTGGTCGGTGGGGAGGAGGCGCAGGTGAAGTGAGTGGATGCCATGGGAGGTCATGGTCTCAATGGCGCATTTGAGGACTTCGGACTCGTCCTGAGGACGGCAGAGGATGGCACCG
This window harbors:
- a CDS encoding YqjF family protein: MMSSILMSVAHRPYPLPSGQWRLTQRWNDLLFAHWPVAVEEMARLLPEGLEVDTFDGWAWVGVVPFWMDRVKTRTVGEVALGTPGASSFPELNVRTYVRSKATGLVGVFFFSLDAASLLAVVGARTLFSLPYYWAEMSRVTTEEGVEYASRRLFTRTSARFEASYRGDGPVMAASLPGSIEHFLTERYALFTLRGGRFAVGHIQHLPWPLQPAVAEIRFNDVAAAHGIALPLCAPILHYAGSIEVILWGLRPDRDDWLVRV